In one Rutidosis leptorrhynchoides isolate AG116_Rl617_1_P2 chromosome 8, CSIRO_AGI_Rlap_v1, whole genome shotgun sequence genomic region, the following are encoded:
- the LOC139862406 gene encoding protein LEAD-SENSITIVE 1-like, which translates to MEEMMKQILSNKVDKSQIKPGDHIYSWRTAWIYAHHGIYVGDDKVIHFTRGGGHEIGTGTVLDRILLSSSPSNSDDPCLKCGDQSNSDGVIASCLNCFLSGDDLYLFKYSVSPAIFLAKARGGTCTLAVSDSSEDVIHRAQFLLENGFGAYNVFKNNCEDFAIYCKTGLLVFTTLSVGRSGQAASILAATSAIFSSPLRFMTTSFPGLAVVGCGIYCISRFVADMGMRRDVIKISVENLVCRTSPNQLEGLIETAMEPQTCVNKPEEGPTSIHKDTQVVVERLEESRASVEDPKVAQTSVAKGE; encoded by the exons ATGGAGGAGATGATGAAACAAATATTGTCTAATAAAGTCGATAAATCACAAATTAAACCCGGCGATCACATCTATTCTTGGCGTACCGCATGGATTTATGCTCATCACG GAATATATGTTGGTGATGATAAGGTAATCCATTTCACTCGGGGTGGGGGCCACGAGATCGGTACCGGAACAGTATTAGATCGTATCCTTTTAAGCTCATCGCCCTCTAATTCTGATGACCCATGTTTAAAATGCGGTGACCAGTCGAATTCTGACGGGGTCATTGCGTCCTGCTTAAACTGTTTCCTATCTGGCGACGACCTTTATTTGTTCAAGTATTCAGTTTCTCCAGCCATTTTTCTCGCCAAAGCTCGAGGCGGAACATGTACTCTTGCCGTTTCCGATTCATCCGAAGACGTCATTCATCGCGCTCAATTCCTCCTCGAAAACGGTTTCGGAGCCTACAATGTATTCAAGAACAACTGTGAGGATTTTGCAATCTACTGTAAGACCGGGTTGCTTGTGTTTACAACTCTCAGTGTTGGTCGAAGTGGGCAGGCAGCGTCTATTTTGGCTGCTACTAGTGCTATTTTTTCGTCTCCACTTCGTTTCATGACGACCAGTTTCCCTGGTTTGGCGGTTGTGGGATGTGGTATTTATTGCATCAGCAGGTTCGTTGCTGACATGGGGATGCGACGTGATGTCATTAAAATCTCTGTTGAGAATCTTGTTTGCAGAACAAGTCCGAACCAACTTGAAGGTTTGATTGAAACAGCCATGGAGCCACAAACTTGTGTCAATAAGCCTGAAGAGGGTCCCACTTCGATTCACAAGGATACCCAAGTTGTAGTTGAGCGGCTCGAGGAGTCCCGAGCCTCTGTTGAGGATCCCAAGGTGGCTCAAACGAGTGTTGCTAAGGGAGAATGA
- the LOC139862809 gene encoding probable acyl-activating enzyme 6, whose product MDALTNPNAANSTPLTPIQFLERAAVVYDNSPSIVYNNLTYTWRDTFIRCLRLASSISRLAIGKRDVVSVLAPNIPATYELHYAITMTGAIINTINTRLDPRTISILLRHGESKLVFVDYQLTNLIQEAVSLMPNDCAPPQLVLIIDDARQSLPSDQFINTYEAMVVTGDPGFNWVRPDTEWDPLTLSYTSGTTSSPKGVVHSHRGIFLGSVVGLVEWFVPKQPVMLWTLPMFHANGWGYIWGMAAVGGTNVCLRKFDTSIIYNSIHNNHVTHMCCAPVVLKMLSEGKPLQRRVNLMTGGAPPPAAVLLRTESLGFDVTHAYGMSETCGPSVFCAWKSEWNRLPATDKARLKARQGIKTIVMTDVDVVDPESGVSVTRDGLTQGEIVFKGGNVMMGYLKDPEATEKCIKNGWFYTGDVGVMYPDGYLEIKDRSKDVIISGGENISSVEVESVLYLHPSVNEVAVVGRPDKFWGESPCAFVSLKDDKVKPTADEIMKFCKGKLPGYMVPKSVVFKDELPKTSTAKIKKNVLREIAKSMELVVKGRL is encoded by the coding sequence ATGGATGCATTAACAAATCCTAATGCTGCAAACTCAACCCCTCTAACTCCAATTCAGTTCCTTGAAAGAGCAGCTGTTGTATACGACAACTCTCCTTCTATCGTATACAACAATCTAACCTACACTTGGAGAGACACATTTATTCGTTGTCTACGATTAGCTTCATCCATATCTCGTCTCGCTATAGGAAAACGTGACGTCGTTTCAGTACTCGCCCCAAACATCCCTGCCACTTATGAGCTTCATTATGCCATCACTATGACTGGTGCCATAATCAACACCATTAACACCCGACTGGACCCACGTACCATCTCGATACTCCTTCGTCATGGTGAATCCAAACTCGTCTTTGTTGACTACCAGTTGACCAATCTTATTCAAGAAGCGGTTTCTTTAATGCCAAACGATTGTGCTCCCCCACAACTCGTCCTGATCATAGATGACGCACGCCAATCTTTACCTTCTGATCAGTTTATAAACACTTATGAAGCTATGGTTGTAACAGGGGATCCTGGATTCAACTGGGTTCGTCCGGATACTGAATGGGACCCACTAACGTTGAGTTACACTTCTGGGACCACTTCGTCCCCGAAAGGTGTTGTCCACAGCCACCGTGGCATTTTTCTTGGATCCGTTGTGGGTCTTGTCGAATGGTTTGTACCAAAACAACCGGTTATGTTGTGGACACTACCGATGTTTCACGCAAATGGTTGGGGCTACATTTGGGGTATGGCTGCTGTTGGTGGGACCAATGTTTGCTTACGTAAATTCGACACTTCTATTATATACAACAGCATACACAACAACCATGTGACGCACATGTGTTGCGCCCCAGTTGTACTCAAAATGTTATCTGAGGGCAAGCCACTTCAACGTAGGGTCAACCTAATGACCGGAGGAGCACCACCGCCTGCAGCTGTTTTGTTACGGACCGAATCTCTAGGGTTCGATGTGACTCACGCATACGGAATGAGCGAAACATGTGGACCATCGGTGTTTTGTGCATGGAAGAGTGAATGGAATCGGCTTCCGGCTACAGATAAAGCCCGGTTAAAAGCGAGACAAGGAATTAAAACGATCGTGATGACGGATGTGGATGTTGTGGACCCCGAGTCAGGTGTGAGTGTGACTCGGGACGGGTTGACTCAAGGCGAGATAGTGTTTAAAGGTGGGAATGTTATGATGGGTTACTTAAAAGATCCGGAAGCAACGGAGAAATGCATAAAAAACGGGTGGTTTTATACGGGTGACGTTGGTGTGATGTATCCGGATGGGTATTTGGAGATAAAAGATAGATCAAAAGATGTAATAATAAGTGGTGGTGAGAATATTAGTAGTGTGGAGGTTGAATCGGTGTTGTATTTGCATCCTTCGGTTAATGAAGTTGCGGTTGTGGGCCGTCCTGATAAGTTTTGGGGGGAGTCTCCGTGTGCTTTTGTGAGTTTGAAAGACGATAAAGTGAAGCCTACGGCGGATGAGATAATGAAGTTTTGTAAAGGTAAGTTGCCGGGTTACATGGTGCCAAAATCGGTTGTGTTTAAGGATGAGTTGCCAAAGACATCTACTGCTAAGATTAAGAAGAATGTGCTTAGAGAAATTGCTAAAAGTATGGAGTTGGTCGTAAAAGGTCGATTGTAA